The DNA segment caagttacaagaataagaacaataatttaatgataaaaaatgaattattgaaatttcattattaaaatatctaaaacctgaatttacatattatgtgaaccagaatattgtttttaaaagcataatgcatgattttgttatgagcagattggaatatttcaaatgtaccgccataaagaccccacataatggccgaTCCATAAgaaacacgagtgtcatgacctgtatttatagaccttgggaGAGGCGGGTGATGGTGGCTCCATCTATTAGTGGtgaaattggtaaatttcaagctTCAAATTACATGTGTCATTCTAAATATAGGAGATGTGTCAATCATTATGACAATTTTAAAATCAGGTTTTATTTAAGTTTTAGAGAAAAACAAATACTCGTCACTTGTCCAATTACAACGGTTCAGTGAAGGCTTGAATTAGTACTAATCGTTTCTTATTTTTTTACATAAATgtgaaaatgtaaaatttacaaaaatctatgactgaatttgaaaaatcttaaataaacatatttttaatgagaagtCAGGTTatgatgaaatttcaaatgtaaTCAAACACAAAGCAGAACTTTTTTTACTGCTTGAGATTTAGCAATTTCACTAAGAGATGGTGCCACCATCACTCGCCTCtcccaaggtctataaatagaGGTGTCATGCTGTCATGTCCCGTGCTGCATTGCAatattgcaaaatcgccattttatggggttctagttcaccagctgtttatcagctgttatcattctagattgaacaacattatGTGTTATTTTCCtcaagggatattgcttggctttgaattgtaaaataaattgttccgacagaataataatatttagattccaactaggaactgaattgttgattttgatttaattgatcgggaacttAAAACTCTATTTGAAGTTGGCCTCGCATTTATTTCTGTCTTgacccaatgccttatgaatcataatccttaagttacaagaataagaacaatttttaataataaataaatgaataattgaagcatctattattgaaatttcattattaaaaaattgaaaaccttaattcacatattatctgaactagaatattgttttaaaatgcataattttgctacgagcaaattgaattggattttcaaatgtaccgccatgaaGACCtcataaaatggccgctccataaggaacacgagtgtccaTGACCTgttatttatagaccttggcctCTCCAATTTGCGTTTACTATAACACTGTAGTTAGTTCAAATGTTTACTTGAACTTTTGAGTATAATTTAGATGGGTTCCGAAGAGGTGATTGTATCCATGATTATCTCACTCAAACACTGAAATTATGCTTTCAGTTGGAGAACTAGAAGAGAGGATCATGGAGATTCCCCTTTCTCTCatgattgaaataatttcatCCAATGATTATCCTATCGCAGGATAATTATTAACACTCCATCATttgctaaaataaataaattatttgctaAGATTAAATATACATTGATGTTGACTTACCGAGGAATCTATCTGGCACTATAAATGTTTCGTCAGGTTTGAGCAGCGCTGGGTATGTGACACCGGCTGTGCTGTTTTTCGAATCGTGATAAAGCCTATTGCGTCCTAGATCCCACCCCCACGACTGGTCATTACTACCTACCAGGCTCTGAAACAACAGTAcgattgttattatttttattgcagaaCTCAAaactagaaaaacattacaatatTTGACAGACGAAGTAGTAACTTTTTGAGTCGATTAAAAACGCCATTATTTCTAATAATACTCGTTACAAAAGTTTACATCAATAATATCGATTACATTAGGGTTTTCACACTAATGTACAATCAAAAGTAGTAACAACAGTttaaatattgttaatttatatattattatataataattgatgtcTGCTTTAAAAGTAAAAGCAGGATTAGATGAATCAAGTATTACAGTTGATCTTAGAAAGTTTTATTAGTTCATTTTAGATAAACTTAACAAGAGCGGAATTGGATAAACTGAGTATTCTTACACTAGTGGATTATACCACTTTATTATTCATGAGTTCAGATGTTCCCAATCACTATTAAGAATGTCTTatgctgggttttcgtttgttaACAAATGAtatgttattattgttgattgaattttcaagtctattcagattttttttttgacattcatatgccgtcgtcgaccaccaCAGGGaaagaatctcagattgggtagattgcaatttgtctacataacctaaaagaaatgttcaatcatgttttaatggggcaggttgagcttataatttttatatttttaaatggcaatatgttgatattattagaaatgtttaattctttaataatagaGACAATTagagaaaagttatttgatcagctgttttagcacacttgaaatttggacaatatgaatgtcaacaatgcttgccgtcgtcgactgcggaaatttacggaCAAACGAAAACGCACCTTAAACCAGCACTTGAAATCAAACCATTAATAGAAATAATCAATaaccaatattttattatttacaacCGACGCAAGTCTTGTGATCAACACGTCATAGCAATTTTTCATGCTTGTTCAAAACTGTCCTGTTATTAAAATTCTATTCAAACACACAATTCCTATGTTATTATTGTCCTTTCGTGTCTCATCTATAGCACCTGATCAATTAATCAAGTGGTAAAGCGATAATGATATCAAACTTAATTTAATCAACAAAAATTTCAGGATGTGATAAATTTTATACCTACATAGTTGATTTACTTCGATGACCGAGAAACTTCATTTCTGTTTTTGGCCTGATTCTAATTCGGCGAGCCTTGATTGCTGGATTGtcaaattttcatcattttgaTGATTGCTTACAATCAAATATCACAGATAATCACGCATTCAACTTACAACTTAAATAGTGCGTGTTTTTAGTTTTTCGGCTCTAAATTTCCAAGTCTATTCAGattttttgacattcataatgacttgtttctgatatttatCTTAACCTATATTCCTATTAACTATCTCTAGATTCAAAATGTGTTTGTTTCCTTTGTTTTGTACtgtgaattattcaattcacaatcattaattacacaaattatcgTGATTAAGTAGTaagtagagtggacattactgtttACAAATGaacgtcaacaaataaaaagtcattcttttctattctaaaTCAGAACGTGGTTCAATTCAAAACGAGTCTCTTAAAAGACTGATATTTTCGGACTgtgctgtataaattagaataggaacagttttgggcttgagCCTGTTGATCCTTTCCTCAAGTAAGTGTACTTATTGTCATAAATGAATCTAATAACTTGTAAAAAGATTGTTGTAGATAGAAACTCGTATGTATAAAAAACAACCTGTaaacattttgaaatattttaaattgtattGTTTTCTCTATCCAATAAATTCTGTTTCTTCTTTCATTCAAGGTTTAGACTCCAATAAatccaataaattgataaattaaattaGAATGTCATGTGACTTATGTAGAGATGTTGGACTGACCTGATAGCCAGCACAATGGAGGGGGGCATCCTGTGTTGCGACGCCGACAACTGCGTGCGTGCCTCGTTGTCGCGTCGACCAATGCACCTCCCACACGTGCAGACCTTTGCTGAGTCCCACCTTGCCGCGGATGCAGTCTGTACTCTGCGCCACAGGATGCCTGTGGAATGTTAGTTTGTCGTCGTCCTGCAAACCGAAATAAGTGTCATTATCTCTGAATATTGCTTAATCATTGGACAGTCATCGTcattatatatagatagattgtCGTCGTCCTGCAAACCGAAAAAAAGCGTCTTTATCTCTAAATATTGCTAAATAATTAGATATTCATTATCATTGGATTGATTgcataaattataatatcatcagATTGTTATGCaataattgaaagatgaaattcaAGTAGTGTGCCCTCCAACAATTATTCTTCAGTTATCTTTGTACAATACTCACAAAATATTAATCTTCGATGTATTCTAAAAGTCCAGTTACTTTcaaaatgattaaaatttatctcTATTGGTTGAACTCAAAGAAAAACGAAATTATCTATTGGATTTGCGACATTGATTAGCCCACTCAATGATTTTCTACTACAGTACTCAAAATAGGTCACTCAACAATGTTACATCTACGTATTTGTGAAAAAACTTCATAATCTAAATTATCAGAGGATTTATCCATTAAATATTCCTCAtcattctattattataaaGAGTGTGAATAAAACTGAATTCCCTCATCCAATCTTATCAAAACCTCATAACGTGAAAATATTAAAACTGCCTGTAAACGTGTGATTCATAACCTAATAATACTTTGGACAACATCAACTTTTTaacaaaatttgggagagaaatggtAGAGGCCCAGTTTTTCctcataattatatttctattataaaagtgttttgtacaataatttaATGAGCATTCTATTGCTCTTGATCGCATAAAATGGAGTTCgtataaaattctattatgtTCATGTATGAATCGACTATgtaaatcttcaaataaaatcatatttaaagACTTCATATTGGCAATAATACAAAGGAAAATTATCAGTAGGTCATTGAATACAGTAGTCTTACTgcagaaaaatactttttcgCAAATACAAGTACAACTCaactaaaataaatacaaatctgGTAATCTAATAATTATCTTGAAGAGACTAATGAATTGAGGGGAAATATAATATCTTGAATATATTGGTAATGTGATAATTACCTTGACGAATATATTGAGGGACCTATCTTCTGCGTTCCAGGCATGCTTGAGCTGTGCCTCGCGGGACGCGGGAGGCATGTCAAGGAGCACATCGAGCCGTGCCGGCCTGGCAAAGTCCTGGGCGAGCTCACGAGGTATGACGGGCTTGTAGGCGGGCGAGATTTCTCGGTTAACACTTTTGACACCGTTGGATATCTTCTGGCCCATGTTCATGCCCGCCCGGCCACTGCGCGTGCGAGTGCGGTGCTCCAGGTAGGAGGCTGTCTTGTTGGGCAACACCGATGCCTTGTAGTTGTGTCTGCGAAGCTCTCGGCCCGATCCGCCGCCCCCAACACCTGCTGCCCCGGCTGCGCCGCCCCCGACTCCTGCCGCCGCCGCTGCTCCACTGCTCACACcaccgccgccgccgccgcctcCGCTAGTCTTATACCTGTCAACACATAACCATCATAAATATAAGTTATCTTAGTGATCCTCcagtaaatgaataattttgaacagTTAAAAACTCCTAATTCaatgtttattcaatcaaacacaaacaaaattagATTACACTACAGGAAAAAGAATATGTTATTTTCTCTGAGGTTACACccaacaaaaacaatattctacacCTTGAACTGATCTTATTCATATGTTTTATCTTGTAATATTTTGATGGCCTGATACCATCAGATACACTAGAAGTGTGCACTTCTTCCACTTCATCActctcaaatatttaataaagaaGAAATCATTTAACGAATGGtaatcaaacataattttgttggttatgtattctgtgGCTTTGCTATAGTCTCAATATTGCAACACAAGTTTGGAATAATAGATCAATAACAAACTTTATCCTTTCTCAAACTCTATCAATCTATTCTCGTCTAGCaatcttgaaatatttttgtttccacAATAGATCTATTGACGAATAAAACATTAATATACAAAGATACAATAAATAAGTGACATTATCATATATTTTCGAACATTAGGGCGCTTCCTTTACAAATTTTATCATATTTAGGACCGTTTGCACAGTAAACGCTTAAATTGGAGTGAATCATCTGATGGCTTcacaaattaaaaatgaaccacattataAAAAACGAGagttaataatgaatttaatccagtttaaaatgaaatatagttacaacataaaataaaaatgatttttcgAAAAATTATATTGCCCAAATTCACATGTAAAGCTCCTTTGCCAGGACACTGGCAAGGGCAGTCAAAACATCAAGAACAGGTGATGTCATAAGATCTACCAGATGAATAGCTCGATTGCAAAACGAAACAGAATCGCGAAGGACAAAGCAATGAAATAAGGGTGATGGAGGATAGAAAAACATCATATGGCATGGAAAAATGATTACCTCAAATTGTACatgttgttgaatatgaattCGCTAAAAATATCTAATATTATCCGTGAAGACACTAACTTGATGTAAACGTTATTCTCATTTACAAGTGCAGATTATAAATCTACCGAAATAATAAACTATTGAACTAGCAAAACAAACCTCTGTAAACAAAGGGATTTgttgccatagagaaacaaaccATATACAACTGCTGCCGTGGATCTCTAGAAGTGAAATGTTTATAGAACAGATGATAGGGAGAAATACTTTACAAAAAACATTTTCGATTTTGTCGGTGGAAACATGTATCACGTCTTTCTTCGGAGATGAGATATAGTCATTATAgccattttagagaattattaTTCGGGGAATCTAATGGGAAAGCGTTGAGTGAAGGAGTGCGCCTACTTGTAGCTATTGGTGGAATAATATAGGAATATGAGATTCAGCAGTTATTATCTCTGTGATTGAAGAAGATAAATTCGTGCAGAATGACACGAGAGGGAaggagaaaaaagtatgagaaataAGGGTGGTACTTGAGGTGAACCACTAGCTCTGCTAAAAATGAAGGGTTTCATAGTTAGGGTACTGCTTTCACAACTACATACTGTATTTCAACGTTTCATACCAGCCTAGTAGCACAAGTTGGGGAGTTGCAAGGGTGTGAAGGGAGTAAATAACAGCTGGAGTTTGTGAAAAAAGCTAGGCTGAGAGCACAAAGAGTGGAAACAATGCCGCGCAGACAAAGAACGCAGTGCGAAAAAGTACAGAACGTCCGCCATAGATTACTGGCTCGGTtacaaaacaattgaaaaatgtcaGAATTTATCGGCAGGCGATTCAGCGCCGGTGACAAAGAACTTTTAATCATCGGTAATTGTTCCAGTTGCAAACAATGACCAGCTCAGTTGCTGTAACGCAATGCGTCGCCCTACTGCGCAATATCATCCACTAGACCACTACTGTACGGCCAACAGCAAATCTAAATTTATTTTACCCCACAGAACAAAAGACAGACCTATTAACAAACAACATAAATCAATACTCTGCAATTGCAATGTCTGTCTATTTCTCATCATCTTGAAGAAACAGATATGGAGCATTCACAATAATAGCTTTAGCAATAATGAAGCtatgtcaataatattattctacaggAATACAATCTCAAATATTTTCTTTGACAATACTACTAATGATAACATCTGTCCAACTTTTTCGGATATATGGTGATTGAAAGACTGTAACGAGCTTGAAATACACGATTCATAGCAATGTTGACCATTAAACATAGTATTGATGAAAATTTGACCAACTATCACCTCGAGGAATTTCAATGTTGAGTTCAGTGGATCATAGATCAAACTCTGATCGATACTGTACAATATCTTTCTTGTTCCCTTGTAATAACAAACTAGTAAGCGAACAATTATTGCCTAGTACAGAATTGCTAATCTTCGTTCAAAGCATAGAATTCTGATGTTTCACTTTTTTCGAAAGGTTTCTCCCTTGGATTTTATTTCAAACTTCAGTGTTTTCTTTCCTGGAAGGGGAATAGGCAATACAGAGGCGGATTATATGAAGTTCCCCAATTTGAGTTCTTCAATGGAGTACTCAAGTTGTGAATAATGAGGTAACGAAATGAGGGGGAAACGTGGTCCCTCGAATCCATTGTCGATCTCCACTTTCAATTGAATGAATAGTAGAGCCTTGAAACGTCATGCGTGACGTAAAACGATGACATCAACCACACTATTCGGACACAACCGGTCCACAAGCATAAAACTTGATTACATCTATGTAAAAACAACTTGCAAAGACAGTAATCTTGCTTAAGCTGAAAGATTAAGTGGTCGTAACACGATATTCACATGTCAGTAGTAGTTACAAAATGCCACATGCTATTTGAGTTTTTTGGgactaaaaaaaattaagggaGGAGTATGATCTCAGAAACATTATCCTTGTTCTTTGAGTatgttttgaaatttgattattcatttaaataatctTAGTAAATCATACTGACAACAAACAGTAGAACAAAATTGTTGATGGTTGATTTGAGAGGAGGAGAGGGGCTCTAAAGCGTCGCTTCATCAACAGaacttattcaattttgtaAGGTTCGTCAAttgtcaattatatttattcatctttTGAGCTTCAACTCACACAGTTCAACCCATCAAGGTTTTATTGTGAATTCAGTAATGTATGAATATTGGATAAAAAGTTTGATATTTTTGAGTCCAATGAGTTCTGTAGGAATGACTAGAAAATTTTCATTGACTTGAAAGCCAGTGCTTGAAGATCTAGTACTGTaccagaataaaataaaaattcaagtacTTGAAGATCTGCTCCCTGTAGTACCCTGTGCAAATCCCTCGTGAAATGACTTATTGCGAACATTCTCCGGGTTCAAGGGCACGATCATGAAACTCACATTAATGATGCATCGCCTTGGaattcattacaaaataataattttcaagatcTCAGCAGGCACGACCACTAATCAAAAATATGAATTGATCGATACTTTCAATGCAGACATGAAGCTCAAGAACCTTGAATAATCACTATGACTTAGTATGATGAAATAAAACTAACACCTCTCGTTCTTAGTTTATTTAAGCACGCAAACCTTTAAGTTTGAGTGCTTAGTGAGAGTAATTTTGTTCCCAatctaatttcaaaatttcttgtttGTTTTGCTCAGAAATTTGGACACCAATTTTATAGAGTggaaaacataacctactttctggactagtatatgaatcaaaatttggaagaggGACAGTTTAAGACTGTGCCTCTTGATGccccaattattttaatgaagaATTGTTCATCATTgagtcaataaatgaattaatgaataaatattaaatattaataaatattcaattgtaGAATATTGGTTTATTTCTAACCTCACCAACTACATTTTGATTTTCATAGAAGACTGatagaatatttttcatgtgctttttcaaaaatggaaaaAGGCACATGAGAAATTATTTCATCGCTGAATTCAGTAAGCCAAAACCGGAGGCACATTGAAAAACGTGGTTATTTTGATGGCAAGCAGAGTATGCAAAACAATCAATATACAAGTATGCGTACGCATTCGATGATGAAGAGGGGTGAAGGAGACTGAGGGGAGGAACCAGAAGCAATTAAACTCCCCCACACAGAAGCGAGGCGAAATCCACTCTCCATAAAGCTCTTTAATCCGTCGCAATATCGATTTATCAAGCCGATGATTCAGAAGCGTCCAAACAGAATGCGGTTCGCTCTTCCTGCTGAGTGCTGACACTACAAGGGTCGAAACCATCACTGAAATGTTTTACTCATCAACCAGTATCATAGTGATATTCATTACTTTCACTATAGTATTAACCTAATtaaaattgtgttttgtttcacgGTAGATTAAAACATGAAAACCCTTCCCATaggattcaaatttcaaataatttgttgttATCTACTATGGACGTGATTGGCGACAATAGGATTTTCTTTTACAACCCTCCATTTTCggaatttcaatttgatagaaATGAAAATCTGAAGCCGGACTTCCAAAATTCAAGGCAACTAAACATGAGACTTTATTTCcattttgataacaaataatatcaAGCGCCATTCATATCAGCAGACCAGCAACAAAGGCACTTAGAAAATAACTCATTtctatactgtatttattatacGGCTGAGTGCAAATACCGCTATGGGAGAGTCCACAACAATTGTTTAATAAATTCTCAGAGCTCAAAAAATAGAGTATTGTTTCAGTGTAGGAAATTCTGCTAAGAAGAATGAGAGCTGTAATGGTTTCATCATTTGAGAACGgcaataataatgtaatgtgAAATGTTTTGTAGTGGCAGGCCTATTGTGCGAAGGCAGGTTAATTGGTGGCGAGGCGTAAGGATTAATAAGCTCGGTGAGGTGGTATTAAACGCAAAGCGATGAAGGACGGCGTTTTCTGACCTTGATATTATGTACACAGCAATTCTTCAAACAATATCATTTCTACCATTTTCTTCTAAATGATTCTATAGGGAAATTGATTCAGTTATGGACACTACCAAATTTAGAATGCATCATGGTACGTTCATGAAATTCAAGAAGTTACTCTCGGATACTACGAAACaggtctaattgaaaacaaatttcgTGAGAAATTAGTATTATTTcctaaaagagaaaaaatggtATGAAGGAGGGAAGGGGTGGAGGTTCTACTTGCAGTTACTTGGGCAGTTCTTTACCTGCCCATAATCATTTCAATTGCCCGAACCGCTGTATTTCCATCAGGACCAGTACGAATAGGAAATAAAACTTTCTTCATGAGAATCCAAGCAACCTGTCTTTTTGTAAGAATGCGGTCGATTTACTCCACATACAACACACAGTATAACGTGATCAGTGTAAATTCTTCCAAGTAGGtacaaatggataaataaataatcagacTTTCTAGCTGGAATTTATCACAAGgaccaataataataagaagctGCTCTTCAAAAAGAAGAGCGAGGCAAAGAAAGTAGAGAAGAATACGATGAGCAGTTTTCACTTTTCCGAAGGAAGTGAGCCAGCCACCTTCCAGCTGCTGTTGCTTCACAATTACATAACGAGTGTTGAGCGATAACTGAAAAGGAGGGCATCGCATCTCATCGCACAGAGGATGACGCCCAGAGCCAAAGAGACGCTCTGCTCTGCTGTGCGTTGCTGCAGTGAAAGCACAAGCAGGCAAGCAGCCCTCTGGGCCTCTACATGTTGCGGTCTTGCACCAAGTTGGGACAAAGACGACCAACAGCTGTGCGCGCGCACCCAATCAACGACAGCTGACATCGACAGACCACACTTTCGTTTCCCATCAGCCCACGTCGTAACTCAATCCGCCCGCCGTACCTTCACAAGCTAAACGCACAAACTCTCAAAACTCACAAACTGTCTCGTCTACGAAAAGAAACCTCAAAGACAAGAACACTGCAGGCCTTCCCCTTCTCAAGGTTCTGTTGTTTTCAGTATTGTGCCTCCAGGAAACTGGATGACAGTCAATACagatttaaaacattttttcttgtCACTACCAACTGTAATCAGTTAGGTGGTAGAAGTTTGTGAAATCATTATAAAGACTAAATGATAAAGGCTACATATAAAGCATAGTAGATactcaattaaaattaattttgtaaattgagaTCAGAATTTAACACAAAACTCAAGTTATAGAAGCTTTTTGAGGTGGATTTGAGAGTATTAATTTGGTTCTCAAGAAACACATACGTACAATCTGCAAATTGTAAAGTGGCTCCAGCACTGAGAAAGAaaagaacaaatttatttttgtgtaaaaatttaatCAACCTAACCATCAATATGTATCCAAACAAATCATATTCTATTTGATTTCTTCGAGACgaattaatgaaaaatgagaaCATAAAGATTACCAGATGAAAATAATCGGATGGCTATGGTTATAGCTAACTTTTTGGATGAAAACCTAACCTGaggtgaaagagaaagagaggtaCGGTTTTGGAGGCCAGCTGCAACAAAGACGAAAGTAGGCTTCCAGCGCAAGGCCTTCGATTGCCTAATTGAATTCGGAAACCGAACAGCGCTTGAATCATCGCCGTAGATCCTGACAACGTTCCAACATCACATCACTTTCATCAGCCTCTTCTCGTTCCCCACAAATCCAGACAGCAGGACGACGTGTGATCTTTTCCTTTTGAACAGGTTACCTTCGATTGTCTGAGCAACACTGCAATGAAATCCGCACTGAACGACGACTTCTAGTTCGTGTGATGCGCACGACCAGTCAAGGTTCAAACCCTCTCTTTCGCCACAACATGTGTTGTCTGATGAAACTTACATGTTCTATTCTGAAACGACAGTGATACCATCTGTCTGATTGACAAACATGTGTACCTAACTAGGATCTACAACTCATTCCTGCTGCATCGATACATCAAGTTTTACAGTACAGTTTTAATTTATCCTGATAGTTTTATAGTTGTAATTAGGTATCAAAATGGTTATGCATGGATACATTATAGTATTTAGCATTTACCCCATCAATCAACTTTGTAGAGGAGAGTTTAGCTTCAATCCACAATATTTATCTCAGTATAACAAAtatgtattatttgtaattacaatcctctgaaatgaatattaattgGGCTGAAGACGTGTACAATGACGAATATTGA comes from the Nilaparvata lugens isolate BPH chromosome 1, ASM1435652v1, whole genome shotgun sequence genome and includes:
- the LOC111046027 gene encoding protein gustavus isoform X3, translating into MPGASSCHILWLPYCSWSWFYPPHVFSCWTFYPTFLRLHLVAAAMDTRYKTSGGGGGGGGVSSGAAAAAGVGGGAAGAAGVGGGGSGRELRRHNYKASVLPNKTASYLEHRTRTRSGRAGMNMGQKISNGVKSVNREISPAYKPVIPRELAQDFARPARLDVLLDMPPASREAQLKHAWNAEDRSLNIFVKDDDKLTFHRHPVAQSTDCIRGKVGLSKGLHVWEVHWSTRQRGTHAVVGVATQDAPLHCAGYQSLVGSNDQSWGWDLGRNRLYHDSKNSTAGVTYPALLKPDETFIVPDRFLVVLDMDEGALSFVVDGQYLGVAFRGLKGRKLYPIVSAVWGHCEITMKYIGGLDPEPLPLMDLCRRVIRLRLGKQQLEERISDLNLPHSMIVYLLYRDRR
- the LOC111046027 gene encoding protein gustavus isoform X4, producing the protein MYVLSQTKNWSLPTSGIVYKTSGGGGGGGGVSSGAAAAAGVGGGAAGAAGVGGGGSGRELRRHNYKASVLPNKTASYLEHRTRTRSGRAGMNMGQKISNGVKSVNREISPAYKPVIPRELAQDFARPARLDVLLDMPPASREAQLKHAWNAEDRSLNIFVKDDDKLTFHRHPVAQSTDCIRGKVGLSKGLHVWEVHWSTRQRGTHAVVGVATQDAPLHCAGYQSLVGSNDQSWGWDLGRNRLYHDSKNSTAGVTYPALLKPDETFIVPDRFLVVLDMDEGALSFVVDGQYLGVAFRGLKGRKLYPIVSAVWGHCEITMKYIGGLDPEPLPLMDLCRRVIRLRLGKQQLEERISDLNLPHSMIVYLLYRDRR
- the LOC111046027 gene encoding protein gustavus isoform X2; translation: MDCDMSGGGGGGGGGGASKVAAVSGKRKRGVCSAADDAAAVAAGGCTGGGKENRVLKRMMTGRLHAAAEAAASGGHVDLQQLMKMYLTSSERYKTSGGGGGGGGVSSGAAAAAGVGGGAAGAAGVGGGGSGRELRRHNYKASVLPNKTASYLEHRTRTRSGRAGMNMGQKISNGVKSVNREISPAYKPVIPRELAQDFARPARLDVLLDMPPASREAQLKHAWNAEDRSLNIFVKDDDKLTFHRHPVAQSTDCIRGKVGLSKGLHVWEVHWSTRQRGTHAVVGVATQDAPLHCAGYQSLVGSNDQSWGWDLGRNRLYHDSKNSTAGVTYPALLKPDETFIVPDRFLVVLDMDEGALSFVVDGQYLGVAFRGLKGRKLYPIVSAVWGHCEITMKYIGGLDPEPLPLMDLCRRVIRLRLGKQQLEERISDLNLPHSMIVYLLYRDRR
- the LOC111046027 gene encoding protein gustavus isoform X1, with protein sequence MDCDMSGGGGGGGGGGASKVAAVSGKRKRGVCSAADDAAAVAAGGCTGGGKENRVLKRMMTGRLHAAAEAAASGGHVDLQQLMKMYLTSSERYVLSQTKNWSLPTSGIVYKTSGGGGGGGGVSSGAAAAAGVGGGAAGAAGVGGGGSGRELRRHNYKASVLPNKTASYLEHRTRTRSGRAGMNMGQKISNGVKSVNREISPAYKPVIPRELAQDFARPARLDVLLDMPPASREAQLKHAWNAEDRSLNIFVKDDDKLTFHRHPVAQSTDCIRGKVGLSKGLHVWEVHWSTRQRGTHAVVGVATQDAPLHCAGYQSLVGSNDQSWGWDLGRNRLYHDSKNSTAGVTYPALLKPDETFIVPDRFLVVLDMDEGALSFVVDGQYLGVAFRGLKGRKLYPIVSAVWGHCEITMKYIGGLDPEPLPLMDLCRRVIRLRLGKQQLEERISDLNLPHSMIVYLLYRDRR
- the LOC111046027 gene encoding protein gustavus isoform X5 gives rise to the protein MNMGQKISNGVKSVNREISPAYKPVIPRELAQDFARPARLDVLLDMPPASREAQLKHAWNAEDRSLNIFVKDDDKLTFHRHPVAQSTDCIRGKVGLSKGLHVWEVHWSTRQRGTHAVVGVATQDAPLHCAGYQSLVGSNDQSWGWDLGRNRLYHDSKNSTAGVTYPALLKPDETFIVPDRFLVVLDMDEGALSFVVDGQYLGVAFRGLKGRKLYPIVSAVWGHCEITMKYIGGLDPEPLPLMDLCRRVIRLRLGKQQLEERISDLNLPHSMIVYLLYRDRR